A genomic stretch from Gemmatimonadales bacterium includes:
- a CDS encoding glycosyltransferase — MKLSVAICTWNRCDMLRQTLERMIQLEVPPEVSWELLVVNNNSSDGTDGVVAAFDGALPLRALTEPTPGKSHALNRAVAAATGDYILFTDDDVLVDPRWLAAYVEAFRRWPDAAVFGGPIEPWFAGDPPPWLARTFHQVEYAFAALDLGGEPRPLGGFDVPFGANMAMRMKEQRERRYDPRLGPRPESGLRGEEITLVKQLLAEGAHGWWVPGARVKHYIPAARQRVSYIRDWYHGWGEYLARTSPAAGGTALGGRPLWLWREMLESECRFRLRRLVARPEVWVEDLKAAATAWGRFRAYGAPPHAAGA, encoded by the coding sequence GTGAAGCTTTCCGTCGCCATCTGCACCTGGAACCGCTGCGACATGCTCCGCCAGACGCTCGAGCGCATGATCCAGCTCGAGGTGCCGCCGGAGGTGAGTTGGGAGCTTCTGGTGGTGAACAACAACTCCTCCGACGGCACTGATGGCGTCGTTGCCGCATTCGATGGCGCGTTGCCGCTCCGGGCCCTCACCGAGCCCACGCCGGGCAAGTCGCACGCGCTGAACCGCGCCGTCGCGGCCGCCACCGGCGACTACATCCTCTTCACCGACGACGACGTGCTGGTGGACCCTCGCTGGCTCGCGGCGTACGTCGAGGCGTTCCGGCGCTGGCCTGACGCCGCGGTCTTCGGCGGCCCGATCGAGCCGTGGTTCGCGGGCGACCCGCCGCCGTGGCTCGCGCGCACGTTTCACCAGGTGGAGTACGCCTTTGCCGCGCTCGATCTGGGCGGCGAGCCGCGGCCCCTCGGCGGGTTCGACGTGCCGTTCGGCGCCAACATGGCAATGCGCATGAAGGAGCAGCGCGAACGCCGGTACGATCCGCGGCTCGGGCCCCGCCCCGAGAGCGGACTGCGCGGTGAGGAGATCACGCTGGTGAAGCAGTTGCTCGCGGAAGGCGCGCATGGGTGGTGGGTGCCAGGCGCGCGGGTCAAGCACTACATTCCCGCCGCGCGCCAGCGGGTGAGCTACATCCGCGACTGGTATCACGGGTGGGGGGAGTATCTCGCGCGCACCTCGCCCGCGGCGGGGGGCACCGCACTCGGCGGCAGACCGCTCTGGCTCTGGCGCGAGATGCTCGAATCCGAGTGCCGGTTCCGGCTGCGCCGCCTGGTCGCGCGGCCTGAGGTGTGGGTGGAGGATCTCAAGGCGGCGGCCACCGCGTGGGGACGCTTCCGCGCGTATGGCGCGCCGCCTCACGCCGCAGGCGCGTGA
- a CDS encoding ABC transporter ATP-binding protein, which translates to MTQAGIEVRALWKKFHRGEVHDSLRDLVPAFTRRVVGRRPPSDQLQTGDFWALKDLTFDVLPGQTLGVIGQNGAGKSTLLKVLTRILRPTRGSCRIQGRVGALIEVAAGFHPDLTGRENIFLQGAIMGMPQADIRRKFDAIVDFSGIIDFIDTPVKRYSSGMNARLGFSIAAHLDPDVLIVDEVLAVGDFGFQQRAFGRIAELARSGLPVIVVSHQLDRIAALCTHGILLDRGAVIRAGTPAECITAYTLGQGRAPATNGSHPVVLETLTLAAGSQARSGAEARLRITGEATDYDRHETDSLGIRVRALHSGEVLFSTGTGDFGLHLPERGRFELELDLQLNVAPGLYAAESFIWDHLRGQETLQGPTLVLEVEEGTRFWGTVQMNPRMDLASSPDTKRRAPLADRSRA; encoded by the coding sequence ATGACGCAGGCAGGAATCGAGGTCCGCGCGCTCTGGAAGAAGTTCCACCGGGGAGAGGTGCACGACAGCCTCCGCGACCTGGTGCCTGCCTTCACCCGGCGCGTCGTCGGCCGCCGGCCACCGTCCGACCAGCTCCAGACCGGCGACTTCTGGGCCCTCAAGGATCTCACCTTCGACGTGCTGCCCGGCCAGACGCTCGGCGTAATCGGCCAGAACGGAGCGGGCAAGTCGACGCTCCTCAAGGTGCTCACCCGCATCCTGCGACCGACGCGCGGAAGCTGCCGGATTCAGGGCCGCGTCGGCGCGCTCATCGAGGTGGCCGCCGGGTTTCATCCCGATCTCACCGGCAGGGAGAACATCTTCCTGCAGGGCGCCATCATGGGCATGCCCCAGGCCGACATCCGCCGGAAGTTCGACGCGATCGTGGACTTTTCCGGAATCATCGACTTCATCGACACGCCGGTGAAGCGCTACTCGAGCGGCATGAACGCGCGGCTCGGATTCTCCATCGCCGCGCATCTCGATCCCGACGTGCTCATCGTGGACGAGGTCCTGGCGGTCGGCGACTTCGGGTTCCAGCAGCGCGCGTTCGGCCGGATCGCCGAGCTGGCGCGGAGCGGGCTCCCCGTCATCGTCGTCTCCCACCAGCTCGACCGGATCGCCGCGCTCTGCACCCACGGGATCCTGCTCGACCGCGGCGCCGTGATCCGCGCCGGCACGCCCGCGGAGTGCATCACCGCATACACGCTGGGCCAGGGGCGGGCGCCCGCGACGAACGGAAGCCACCCGGTGGTGCTCGAGACGCTGACGCTCGCGGCCGGGTCGCAGGCGCGCTCCGGGGCCGAAGCGCGGCTCCGGATTACCGGCGAGGCGACCGACTACGACCGGCACGAGACCGATTCGCTCGGCATCCGGGTACGCGCGCTTCACAGTGGCGAGGTGCTCTTCTCGACCGGTACCGGCGACTTCGGGCTGCACCTGCCCGAGCGCGGGCGATTCGAGCTCGAGCTCGACTTGCAGCTCAACGTGGCACCGGGCCTTTACGCCGCGGAATCGTTCATCTGGGACCATCTGCGGGGGCAGGAGACGCTGCAAGGACCGACCCTCGTACTCGAGGTCGAGGAAGGTACCCGATTCTGGGGCACCGTGCAGATGAATCCGCGGATGGATCTGGCGTCGTCCCCCGACACCAAGCGCCGCGCGCCGCTCGCCGACCGGTCGCGCGCGTAG
- a CDS encoding glycosyltransferase: MRVLYSSYRPYIPQRVDGALYAAHSLLALLVRRGHAAEAVVPLDQRRGGRLNTYRAARALTGRRLLALGDRWNGYRTYRMWDNLLPAVLHRRIARKRPDVVLTQLDGCEAIAAEAMRAGVPVIVWIHDNEFTYFRGQLPPSPLLLSISATDFVSAGMRAGLGYESPVLYPPIDLARCRAQRGAAADAVTLINPVREKGVEIVLRVAELLPHRRFQLVETWPLSPEARRALEGAVARLPNVSLHPSSPEITPIYARTKLLLAPSQWVEAFCTVAFEANVNGIPVVASRIGGIPTTVGEGGILLEPDAPAEAWAQAVESLMRDPAAYEARSHLALANAARPEFDPERIVDRFLGLAQSHVERARAGGEAMAAPRLQGA, translated from the coding sequence ATGCGGGTTCTTTACTCCTCGTACCGCCCGTACATCCCGCAACGCGTGGACGGTGCGCTCTACGCGGCGCACTCGCTGCTCGCATTGCTCGTGCGGCGAGGCCACGCGGCCGAGGCGGTGGTGCCGCTCGACCAGCGGCGCGGCGGGCGGCTCAACACATATCGCGCCGCGCGCGCGCTCACGGGCCGCCGCCTCCTCGCGCTTGGCGATCGGTGGAACGGCTACCGCACGTACCGCATGTGGGACAATCTCCTGCCCGCGGTGCTGCACCGCCGGATCGCGCGGAAACGTCCCGACGTCGTGCTCACCCAGCTCGACGGCTGCGAAGCCATAGCCGCCGAGGCGATGCGTGCGGGCGTGCCGGTGATCGTGTGGATCCATGACAACGAGTTCACCTACTTTCGCGGCCAGCTGCCGCCGAGCCCGCTGCTGCTCTCGATCAGCGCCACGGATTTCGTATCGGCAGGGATGCGCGCGGGGCTGGGCTATGAGTCGCCGGTGCTCTATCCGCCGATCGATCTCGCGCGGTGCCGCGCCCAGCGGGGCGCCGCGGCCGACGCGGTGACGCTCATTAACCCGGTGCGTGAGAAGGGCGTCGAGATCGTGCTGCGCGTGGCCGAGTTGCTGCCGCACCGCCGCTTCCAGTTGGTGGAGACCTGGCCGCTATCGCCTGAAGCGCGGCGCGCGCTGGAGGGCGCGGTGGCACGGCTGCCGAATGTTTCGCTGCACCCCTCGTCGCCCGAGATAACGCCGATCTACGCTCGCACGAAGCTCCTCCTCGCGCCCTCCCAGTGGGTGGAAGCGTTCTGCACGGTGGCGTTCGAGGCCAACGTGAACGGCATTCCTGTCGTCGCGAGCCGGATCGGAGGCATCCCCACCACGGTGGGCGAAGGCGGCATCCTGCTCGAGCCGGATGCGCCGGCCGAAGCATGGGCGCAGGCGGTGGAATCGCTCATGAGAGACCCCGCGGCCTACGAGGCGCGGTCGCATCTCGCGCTGGCCAACGCCGCGCGGCCCGAATTCGATCCGGAGCGCATCGTGGACCGCTTTCTCGGGCTGGCTCAGTCCCACGTCGAGCGTGCCCGCGCCGGTGGCGAGGCAATGGCCGCGCCGCGGCTGCAGGGGGCCTGA